A single genomic interval of Oncorhynchus tshawytscha isolate Ot180627B linkage group LG15, Otsh_v2.0, whole genome shotgun sequence harbors:
- the LOC112215002 gene encoding cytoskeleton-associated protein 4, with protein sequence MTARHRNKNNLSEKTASSTQDDVAKKSPKPSSNGSPSIQGSGSGSWVKVIAALCYIALVAAAGFAAIYLQQVLKEVHQISSRNEETVRKNAEVAHKVENVLQQVDNVRGAVDGLESALGIMRAEQEVGSRAVRKSEVETRRVEEALQRLQNELLVDLSEGIKEVKEARERDFSSLEKTVEERLAELSASITASVTEFTEAQGETQSQLADLKARLDDMEDPELIRQELSTIVDTVAGLSTTKQATDESAYSLREQIAAVGVELQTRNQEIASMSQEVEVVRLLVQETAGSLRQQVSGAEAGIQALTDQDQSLQSSLELATEALHSLEKELRGESARAEQRSDGLEVRLKVAEEGGDSLAASLTDLTSKFEALLAKYDSHESTLAAQGTAAEKARATLQGELEELKGSLGELQSNVVALSGAQTNLASRDSSLGQQIEGLEQKLEVSKSTSHPPPELEKLKSTVDGLVGKAAKLESHEKAIEALQGSLQKTISSLEALTKAPAEEQEGVRGA encoded by the exons ATGACTGCGAGACACAGAAACAAGAACAATTTAAGCGAAAAGACTGCTTCATCCACGCAAGATGACGTGGCGAAGAAAAGTCCGAAACCTAGTAGTAATGGTAGCCCCTCAATCCAGGGATCGGGGTCAGGGAGTTGGGTCAAAGTTATAGCTGCTTTATGTTATATCGCATTAGTAGCCGCTGCGGGCTTTGCTGCTATTTATCTACAACAAGTGTTGAAAGAAGTCCATCAAATCAGCAGCAGAAATGAAGAGACCGTACGGAAAAATGCAGAGGTTGCGCACAAAGTAGAGAATGTTCTTCAACAG GTGGACAACGTGAGGGGCGCTGTAGACGGGTTGGAGTCGGCACTGGGCATCATGCGGGCAGAGCAGGAGGTGGGGAGCCGGGCGGTGAGGAAGAGCGAGGTGGAGACACGGCGGGTGGAGGAGGCTCTTCAGAGGCTCCAGAACGAACTGCTGGTTGACCTGTCAGAAGGCATCAAGGAGGTGAAGGAGGCCAGAGAGCGGGACTTCTCTTCCCTGGAGAAGACGGTGGAGGAGCGCCTGGCTGAGTTGAGTGCCTCCATCACGGCCAGCGTGACTGAGTTCACCGAGGCCCAGGGTGAGACTCAAAGTCAGCTGGCTGACCTCAAAGCCCGTCTGGATGACATGGAGGATCCGGAGCTGATCAGGCAGGAACTGTCCACCATTGTCGACACTGTCGCCGGGCTCAGCACCACTAAGCAGGCCACCGATGAGTCTGCCTATTCGCTGAGGGAGCAGATCGCCGCGGTGGGGGTGGAGCTCCAGACCCGTAACCAGGAAATAGCCTCGATGTCGCAGGAAGTGGAGGTGGTGAGGTTGCTGGTGCAGGAGACGGCGGGGAGCCTGCGGCAGCAGGTTTCGGGGGCAGAGGCAGGCATCCAGGCGTTGACAGATCAGGACCAGAGCCTGCAGAGCAGCCTGGAGCTGGCCACCGAAGCTCTGCACAGTCTGGAGAAGGAACTGCGGGGGGAATCGGCCAGGGCTGAGCAGAGGTCCGACGGTCTGGAGGTCAGACTAAAAGTGGCGGAGGAGGGCGGAGACTCCCTGGCCGCGTCGCTAACAGACCTGACTTCCAAGTTTGAGGCTCTTCTTGCCAAGTACGATTCCCACGAGAGCACGCTCGCCGCCCAGGGCACGGCAGCCGAGAAGGCCCGGGCCActctacagggagagctagaggagCTGAAGGGCAGCCTAGGGGAGCTCCAGTCCAACGTGGTTGCACTGAGTGGCGCTCAGACCAATCTAGCTTCCAGGGACTCTAGCCTGGGCCAGCAGATAGAGGGGCTGGAGCAGAAGCTGGAAGTGTCCAAGTCAACCAGCCACCCCCCACCAGAGCTGGAGAAGCTGAAGAGCACCGTGGATGGCCTGGTGGGGAAAGCTGCCAAGCTGGAGAGCCATGAGAAGGCCATCGAAGCCTTACAGGGGTCACTACAGAAGACCATTAGCTCATTGGAGGCCTTGACCAAAGCCCCAGCCGAAGAGCAAGAAGGTGTAAGGGGAGCgtag